CTTTCAAATATTGTTCTGCCATAGGAATCACTTCCTCCGGCAGTCTTAAAAGAAGAAAGATTTCCCTGCTGAATCGGATTCCCAATATACTGATCCCAATGGAGGAAAAAAACAGGAAAATGAGCAGCGTTTCTATGGAACGTTTTACCTTTTCATCCTCCCCTGCTCCAAAATATTGGGATATTACCACCGTACTCCCGGAGGTAATTCCCAAAACCAGTGAAAAGAATACAAATATTACAGGAAATGAAGCTCCTACAGCAGCCAATGCTTCTTTTCCAATGTAATTTCCCACTATAATGCTATCTATGATATTATAAAGCTGATGAAAAACATTTCCCAGCAGCATTGGCAAGGCAAATCTCAGAATGAGCTTCCCCTCATTTCCCCTTGTCAAATCCTTCATTATTATTGTGGTAAAGTTTCCATATTGTTCTTCACAACAAAGTAAGGAAAATGTTTATAACTAACCCTTATATCACCTTATAAACAGTTTGCCAATAATACCCTACATCCTCTCACCTTCAAACTCAACTGTAAAAAGCTCATAACGGGAGCTTCACTCACCATTTTAACCCCGCATTAGAAAAACCGGCTTTTTGCAAAATTTATTGAAGCAAAAAGCCAGGTTTTTCAATAGCGTCAGAATTATTCTTGAATAATTCGGGTTAAGACCTCACTGAAGCTACTTATAAAATCAATCAAAAAATCCATAAAAAGAAAATCCTGATCAGGAAAGAATGGCCTAATATTTGGGATAATTATCTTTTGTTTTGATATGAATATTTCTGTTTTTGACCATATATCCACTGATATATATCAATATCATGGTTTAACTTTTTGCAAAATTATTATTTTATCAAAATTTGAGATAAATTTCCCCCGTTTTACTTATAAATTTTTTACGATGAAAAAGGGAATCAGCGCGATTTTTGTATTGATCATGTTATTCGGGTTTCAACTGGAGGCCATTGGTATTCAAAGCATAAACACTCTCCCCTCGGAACCAGGTAGCATCGAAGCAACCATACGATCAACACAACAGGAAGACACCACAAGTTTGGTGAATACAACCGACACCATCTCGCCTGCTGAAAACGATACGATAGACAGAACATTAGTGGATACCTTAAGTCAGGATAGCTTGGTTCTGGATACCCTAATTCAGGATACCCTGGTAAAAAAATTTTTGGGAGATACCTTAAAAAAAATAATACAGGGAGACACTACCTATATACTGATTCAGGACACTTTGCCTGAGCCAAAAATTGACACCCTTATTCTGCGCGATACACTTATTGTTAGAGACACCATTGAGAAAAAATTGCCGGATTCTCTGACTTACTTTATGTTTAAACCCGAAACAAAACTGGATAGTGCAGTGGCTTACTGGAATCAATATGCCCTTAAAGATACCGCCTCGACATTGACTGACAGCATAAAAAACAAAATTGAAAAATTTCTTTTTTATGCAAAAGCGCATCCTGTTGATACCACCAAAGAGTTCATAGAAGAGTACCTGAAAACCGATACCATTTTTAATTTCTATAAAGATTCATCTCGTTTGGCGGTGAATGACTCCTTATACCAATACCTTTCCTACTTGTGGAATACCACCAAAAAGGATTCGATTCAATTCACCCTTTTCAATGAATCCAACGATTCAATTGATCTATGGCTTACCAAAGACCCAAAAGATTCTTCCAGGTTTATGCTTTACGACAGGAAAGATTATCCGGCAGGAGTATGGATTAAACCCCGGAATAAAAATTCATTGAGGCTCGCATTTGTAGACGATGTAAGTATCACAGAAACAAGGCAACAGGAAACGATCAGAGAAATGTTGCCTATTAATATGAATGATTACGATTTGGTACAACAGGAGCATGTCGATATGATTTTTCCCGATTGGGATCTGGATGGTATTACCAATCTCCAATTCAACCAGGGCTTTATTTCTTCCAACTGGGCCAGGGGTGGCGAAAGTTCTCTGAATACTATATGGAACACAAGATATAGTGCGAATTATACGTACGGTAATCTAATTTCATGGGATAATGACCTGGAATATAAGATAGGCCTGTTGAAATCCGGCGACAAAAAATTAAGAAAGAATGAAGATCAACTGGAGATTAATTCCAAGTTTGGAAGCAATGCTGTTGAAAACTGGTACTATAGTTCATTGTTTAATTTTCAGACCCAATTCTTTAAAGGCTATAATTATCCCGATACGGAAGATCCCGTATCGGGTTTTCTGGCACCCGCATACATGGTATTTTCCATAGGTATGGATTACAATCCCAAGGACCCGCTAACCATTCTACTTTCACCTGTATCTTACAAAGCCACCATGATGAGGGATACAGTAAAATTTGACCAGACCAGATTCGGCATTCCTCAAGAGCAAAAAAACAAAAAAGAACTGGGAGCTTACCTAAAGTCAATCTTTACAATCGACTTTAACAGTGATATTAGTATGAGGAATAAAGTAAACTTCTTTATTAATTACCTGGGAAAAAATGAAACACTGGATGTTGATTATGAAGTAAACTTGAATATGGCAGTTACGGAGTTGATCACTACCACCATTAACATGCACTTAATTTATGACAGAGACGTAAGCCCTAAAATACAGTTTAAAGAAAATATAAGTGTGGGGTTCTCCTATAAATTCAGAACGCTCTATCACGGTTTTTAAGTTTGATCATTTGCTCTATTTTGCCAATTTAGCCGCCTTTACAGTCTGAACTCCTTTTTTTCTTGATGAAAATACACTGAAAGCTATTCTGCAGAATGAAAAAAAGTCAGAAACCTTAAGGTTTCTGACTTTTTAATGCCCACTTACTAACCCATAAGTGATTTGAAAACTAAACCCAATTGCAAATACAGATTACGGAAAATAATCTATTTATTTAAACGTGAAAAAAGATAAATTGTTGCAAATATTGGAAAAAAAATTATAGTTAATTATTCAAAAACAGTAAATTAATATACAAGAACATACCTTTTTAACCTAAACTTTTACTTTAATGAGAAAAGTCATAACTTCCATAACCATTATTTAATCATCTTTGCAGAAGAAAAAAAAATTCTCCTCTCGAAAACTAACAGGTTCCAGCAACTTTTATCCCCATTTTGGAGTTTAACTCCTATATAGAGGTGAAAATATTTTAAAATCGAACTTCGCTGAAAAGGATATGAAGAAGAACATAAAATTCAGTCTGGTGTACAGAGATATGTGGCAATCCAGCGGAAAGTATGTACCAAGGGCAGATCAATTACAAAGAATTGCCCCCGTCTTAATTGATATGGGGTGCTTTTCACGGATTGAAACCAATGGAGGGGCATTTGAACAGGTAAATCTTTTGTACGGGGAAAACCCAAACAAAGCCGTCAGAGAATGGACCCAGCCCTTCAATGAAGCTGGTATTCAAACTCATATGCTTGAAAGAGCATTAAATGGCATAAGGATGTATCCGGTTCCGGCAGACCTGAGGAAGCTGATGTTTAAGGTAAA
The Bacteroidales bacterium genome window above contains:
- a CDS encoding DUF3078 domain-containing protein, encoding MKKGISAIFVLIMLFGFQLEAIGIQSINTLPSEPGSIEATIRSTQQEDTTSLVNTTDTISPAENDTIDRTLVDTLSQDSLVLDTLIQDTLVKKFLGDTLKKIIQGDTTYILIQDTLPEPKIDTLILRDTLIVRDTIEKKLPDSLTYFMFKPETKLDSAVAYWNQYALKDTASTLTDSIKNKIEKFLFYAKAHPVDTTKEFIEEYLKTDTIFNFYKDSSRLAVNDSLYQYLSYLWNTTKKDSIQFTLFNESNDSIDLWLTKDPKDSSRFMLYDRKDYPAGVWIKPRNKNSLRLAFVDDVSITETRQQETIREMLPINMNDYDLVQQEHVDMIFPDWDLDGITNLQFNQGFISSNWARGGESSLNTIWNTRYSANYTYGNLISWDNDLEYKIGLLKSGDKKLRKNEDQLEINSKFGSNAVENWYYSSLFNFQTQFFKGYNYPDTEDPVSGFLAPAYMVFSIGMDYNPKDPLTILLSPVSYKATMMRDTVKFDQTRFGIPQEQKNKKELGAYLKSIFTIDFNSDISMRNKVNFFINYLGKNETLDVDYEVNLNMAVTELITTTINMHLIYDRDVSPKIQFKENISVGFSYKFRTLYHGF